In the Rhododendron vialii isolate Sample 1 chromosome 2a, ASM3025357v1 genome, TCCTGACCAAACAATGTGGGTTCATACAGAATTTGATCCTATAGGTCCTCCCCCTTTAAGAAAGAAGAGTGGTAGACCCAAGAAGAATAGAAGGAAAGGGCTTGATGAACCAAAGAAACCCAATGGAGGTGTTAGGAAGTATTACACAACTCTCAAGTGTAGCATATGCAAGCAGCCGGGACATAATGCCAGAACATGCCTTCAAAAGGCTAACAGCACTACAGTTGACCAAGTAaggaaaattcaatttttttaccatattcctttattattttttaaggcATATTTGAAATGTTACTTAAATTTGATGTACAGGAATGTCAAGTGGCAATGGAAACAGCAATGGTTGGAGGACATGAAATTGAAGTGGCAGAGGAAACAAGAGCCAATAGTGGGAGAGGTAGTGGTAGAGgaaggagaggaagaggaaggaagaCTGGtaaaggaggaagaggaggtaAGAGTGCTAGAGGAGAGAAGACTGGTACAGGAAGTGGTGCAATGGTGGTTGGAGGCACAGGAAGAGGTGGTGATCCTTCATCAAAGTATGGCACTATTGCCCcaaggggaagaggaagaggaagaggtggaACCACTGCTCCACTTCCTGGAATTGTGATTAGAGAAACAAATCCTAACACTAGGGTGGATATTGGTACAAACAAAGGTGTAAACTGTGAGAAGGGTAAACAGCCCATAGTTTGTAGAGGTAAAGCACCAATAACAAGGATTGGAGGTGCTCCAAGGGTGGGTTTGCCAACACCACAGGTAATACACTAACCTCATGCCCATACTTTACAATTTAGTCCATACAATAAGCTAAGTTATGCATGGTGTTAATGTAGGGATGGAGAAGATCCACAAGGATGGGGAATGCCATATTTTGGACTCAACCACAAACTTCATCTGCAGCATCatgtggcagtggtggtggaagtggtagTACCGCAATGCCAAGCACTCAACCATCAAGTTCAACCCCAAGTACCCAAAAATCAGCCACTTGAATCTGCTTTAGGAAATGGATTAGGATAAGTCCTTTGGTGTAGGATAAGTCTTTTGGAAACAATGTGTAATGTTTACACACAGTTGGAACAATGTGTAATCCATTAACTAGAATCCACATATTTCTTTTATGGGTTGGAACTACTGAATGAAATGAATGCAATGTAACCTTTTGAAttcaatgaatgaatgaatgaaatgtaaccttttggtaCCTCTATTGGTGTTGTTCTTCTATTAGTACTTTCAAACTGGTGTTGTTGTTCTGTTAGTCCAGCTGCTACTGTTGTCTTGGTACATAAAAAATGTGTTATGCTATTGCTATTGTTGTCCAGTTTTATGGTGGTCTGTTATTGATCTTGTTGTTGCTGTCATGGGATACCTGTTATGACTGTTATGGCTACCTGTTCTGTTGTTTTTCTGCTGTTATAGCAGCCCTGTCCTGCTGCTGTTCCGCTGGTAGTGATGGACTGGACTGCTCTATTATGGACTGGCTGTCTGTTCTACCTCTGTTCTGCTCTGTTATACCAGGAATGGACTGCTGTTCTGTTGATTGTAGGTACTGATTGCAGCTCCATTTTGCTCTGATTATGTTTTATTGCAATGCTTCTAGTACTTGTGTTAGTTTTGTATGTGTAATAAGTAATGAAAAGGGGAGATGCAGCCTCTAAGAGTGAGCTGCCCCATTCTGCTCTGGTTATGTTTTCTTTGTTGCCCTTAATCTGAAAGCTTTCTTTTCCCAAATGTAGTGGAACTTGGTAGTTGAAGTTTGTGTTTTGTGCTAGGTGGTGTATTTCAGTGGAATGGGTTTGAGGTTTaattgctgctgcttcttcttctgttCATTCATTTCCTTCTTCTGTTTTCTTTGTTGCCCTTGCTTGGGCTATGTCTCTGGTATTCAAGTCTGGACTCTACATAGTTTTCATATATGAACATCTGCATTTAAAAGCCATGAAATACCATAGTGGAACATGCATGCTTTTCATTCATAGTTAAGGCAAATACAAATATTGGTTGTTAGGGGTATTATGATTCACACTTGACATAagcacacaaatcacacacacaatGACTACCACTACTATGATGTTCCTAAAATAACTTGGTCCTATCTCTTTAGTCTTCATTGCTCCAATCTGTCCATTTAGGGCTTCGATAGTTGTTGTAAGGTTGACATTCATTTCAGTCAAGTCTGCCAATTTGACAACCAGtgcatcattttcttcttccaccatttGTCTTCCTCTTTCCAACCTCTCAATtatcattttgaactcttcaaCTTCTTTCTCTAGTTCTTCCTTTTTCGCTTGCATGATCTTGGCATATTCCAATCCTCTAGGGCACGTTTCAGGATCTATCCAGACAAAGAAATTGCATCCATTTTCTTTCTGAAATTAAAACATAAACATATTGCATTATCTTATAGTTCAACATAAACATAATTTACTAAAAGTTGAACATAAACATAAACATAACGTACTAACAGTTACATTATTTGGCGTACTccaaaattcaacaaattacCTTGTACTTCCTACACCCAAGGAACCTTCTTCCTGGATTTTTCACAGTTAGTGACGTTTGCATCACAACCCTCCAACCACATCTGCATCTTTCATCTCCATCGTACTGAGATAGGTTGGTGGTGTAGCTACTAGAGCTGCTCATGGCCAATCTGGGTTTGAGTGGGTTTTCAAATCAGtgggttttttgggtttgtggTTTGAGagtttggtttgaaatttgGAGTTAGATGGGAGTTAGATGGGGAGGGCAGAAGAGTGGGGGGAGAGATATATATGACTGAGATGAGAAATTTCAAAAGAT is a window encoding:
- the LOC131318117 gene encoding uncharacterized protein At4g04775-like translates to MSSSSSYTTNLSQYDGDERCRCGWRVVMQTSLTVKNPGRRFLGCRKYKKENGCNFFVWIDPETCPRGLEYAKIMQAKKEELEKEVEEFKMIIERLERGRQMVEEENDALVVKLADLTEMNVNLTTTIEALNGQIGAMKTKEIGPSYFRNIIVVVVIVCVICVLMSSVNHNTPNNQYLYLP